TCCACGTCGGCAGCCTCCGAGGCCCGGTCATCCACGACGAGATCTGGCGCTCACTGCGCCGAGTGGGGGTGGAGGCCACCTTCCGGTACGGGGTCGACGACCTCGACCCCATGGATACCGCGGCTCTCCTCACCCCCGACGCGGTCGACCGACACATGGGCGTGCCGCTGTCCGCCGTGCCGCCGCCCGCCGGCTCGAACGCCGCCAGCTACGCCCGCCACTTCGTCGGAGAGCTGTTCCTCGGCACGTTCGAGCCGCTCGGGCTGCACCCGGAGATGTACTGGATGAGCGAGGTGTACGGCGGGGGATTGATGGACCGATACATCCGCGCCGCCCTGGACGCCGCCGACACCATCCGCACCATCTACCGCGACGTCAGCCACGTGGACAAGGAGCCCGGCTGGTTGCCCCTGTCCGTCATTTGCGAGTCCTGCGGGCGGATCGGGACCACGGTGCCCACCGACTGGGATGGCGACGGGGTGGCGTACACCTGCCAACCGGACGCTGTGGAATGGGCGACTGGCTGCGGCCACGCGGGGCGGGTCTCGCCGTTCGGCGGCACTGCCAAGCTTCTGTTCAACGTTGACTGGGCGGCCCGATGGAGCCTGTTCGGGGTCACCATCGAGGGCTGCGGCAAGGACCTTGCCACGGCTGGCGGGTCACGCGACCGCTCCGATGCGATTTCACGTCAGATCTTCGAGCGAGAGCCGCCGATCAACGTGCCGTACGAGTTCATCAACATCGGCGGCCGGAAGATGAGCACGTCTCGCGGGCGGGGCGTGGCCGCCCACGAGATCGCAGCCGTCATGCCGCCCAACGAGCTGCGGATGCTCTTCGTGCGCCACCGCCCCAACGTGGCGTTTGACTTCGACCCGGACCAGACCGATGCCATCCCGCGCCTGGTCGACGAGTTCGACCGCTTGGCGGCCGCGACCGCCGGCCGCCCCGTCCGGGGTGAGCTGCCCGCCGATGCCGAACGGATCTTTGCCGCCTCCCTGGTCGACCCCGATGCGGAGGTCGCGGCCGAGGCCGCCGCGTATCGGCCCGCGTTCGCCCACCTGGCGCTGCTGGTCCAGCTGCCGGGGATCGACGTCCCGGAACGGGTGGCGGCGGAGAAGGGCGGTCCACTCACCGAGCGCGAGCTGGTCATTCTCGAAGAGCGGAGACGGGCGGTCCGGGCGTGGCTCGAGACCTACGCTCCGCCCGCGGCGCGAGTCGAGGTCCGCCGCGATGCGGTGCCCGAGGCGGTGGGCGACCTGACGCCGGACCAGCGCGGGTTCCTCGGATCGCTGGCGGACGCGCTGGCCGCCCTGCCCGCCACCGAGTGGGTGGGGGAAAGTCTCCACTCGGCCATCTTCGCCACCGCCAAGGAGCGCGGCCTCGGGGCGGGGGCGGGCTTTGCCGCCCTGTACGCTGCGTTTCTCGGGCGGCCGTCCGGGCCGCGGGCAGGTTGGCTCCTTGCCTCGCTGGACCGGCCGTTCGTCGTCGAGCGACTCCGGGCCGCAGGAGGAGTGGCGTGATCTCGATCCAGCTCATCCGGGACGACCCCGAGGCCGTCAAGCGCGCCATCGCCCGCAAGGGCGAAGGGCCGCAGGTGATCGACCGGCTCGTGGTCGCCGACGGCCGGCGCCGCGCCCTGCTGGCCGACGCCGACGCCGCCAAGCAC
The sequence above is a segment of the Chloroflexota bacterium genome. Coding sequences within it:
- the lysS gene encoding lysine--tRNA ligase, with the translated sequence MFWADEIAARAAESGTPQVVNDSKTPSGTVHVGSLRGPVIHDEIWRSLRRVGVEATFRYGVDDLDPMDTAALLTPDAVDRHMGVPLSAVPPPAGSNAASYARHFVGELFLGTFEPLGLHPEMYWMSEVYGGGLMDRYIRAALDAADTIRTIYRDVSHVDKEPGWLPLSVICESCGRIGTTVPTDWDGDGVAYTCQPDAVEWATGCGHAGRVSPFGGTAKLLFNVDWAARWSLFGVTIEGCGKDLATAGGSRDRSDAISRQIFEREPPINVPYEFINIGGRKMSTSRGRGVAAHEIAAVMPPNELRMLFVRHRPNVAFDFDPDQTDAIPRLVDEFDRLAAATAGRPVRGELPADAERIFAASLVDPDAEVAAEAAAYRPAFAHLALLVQLPGIDVPERVAAEKGGPLTERELVILEERRRAVRAWLETYAPPAARVEVRRDAVPEAVGDLTPDQRGFLGSLADALAALPATEWVGESLHSAIFATAKERGLGAGAGFAALYAAFLGRPSGPRAGWLLASLDRPFVVERLRAAGGVA